A part of Bacillota bacterium genomic DNA contains:
- a CDS encoding DUF541 domain-containing protein gives MKQRKLIAVFMCLAMLLTGATVAQAAEEQQNIIEVRGEGIVDAAPDRAELSLAIVTESTDAGQAQAENAEKSARVIKALQQKGISESDIQTQHYQLSPKYAQSPKPVEPARSVQLPVKEDAPRIVGYTVRHQIRVKVKDIDMVGELMDLAVKNGANQISNVSFSVSDSLNYKKQALRQAVADARAKAEVLAGALGKTITGVQSAGGSWNESNPGPMYYKEMAMGAGGSAMDTAIATGMAQARASANITYLID, from the coding sequence ATGAAACAAAGAAAACTTATAGCAGTTTTTATGTGCCTGGCAATGCTTTTGACAGGCGCCACTGTGGCCCAGGCCGCGGAAGAGCAGCAAAATATTATTGAGGTTCGCGGTGAGGGGATAGTTGATGCAGCCCCGGACCGGGCGGAATTAAGCTTGGCCATAGTCACTGAGAGCACGGACGCCGGGCAAGCTCAAGCTGAAAACGCTGAAAAGAGCGCCCGTGTTATAAAGGCACTCCAGCAAAAAGGCATATCGGAATCGGATATTCAAACCCAGCACTATCAACTGTCACCAAAGTATGCCCAGTCCCCAAAACCGGTGGAACCGGCAAGGTCAGTGCAATTGCCCGTTAAAGAAGATGCACCAAGGATTGTAGGGTACACGGTGCGCCACCAAATTCGGGTTAAGGTGAAAGACATTGATATGGTGGGAGAACTAATGGACCTGGCGGTCAAAAATGGGGCTAACCAAATATCCAACGTGTCCTTTTCGGTTTCAGATTCGCTGAATTATAAAAAGCAGGCTTTACGCCAGGCGGTTGCGGATGCCCGTGCCAAGGCAGAAGTATTGGCCGGTGCTCTGGGCAAAACCATTACCGGGGTACAGTCTGCAGGAGGTTCATGGAATGAGTCTAACCCGGGCCCTATGTATTATAAGGAAATGGCCATGGGTGCCGGCGGCAGCGCTATGGATACAGCCATCGCTACCGGTATGGCCCAGGCAAGGGCAAGCGCAAATATTACTTACTTGATTGATTAG